Proteins found in one Leptolyngbya sp. 'hensonii' genomic segment:
- a CDS encoding DUF2188 domain-containing protein codes for MAKKNQHVVPHPQGWAVKSEGSEKASSVHNTQAEAIERAREAARNQGSELFIHGRDGRIRERDSYGNDNYPPQG; via the coding sequence ATGGCCAAGAAAAACCAGCATGTAGTGCCGCACCCGCAGGGATGGGCCGTTAAGTCTGAGGGCAGCGAAAAAGCTTCCTCGGTTCACAACACCCAGGCCGAAGCCATTGAGCGAGCCAGAGAAGCAGCCCGAAATCAAGGTTCTGAGCTGTTTATCCACGGTCGCGACGGGCGTATCCGCGAACGGGACTCCTACGGTAATGACAACTATCCTCCTCAAGGTTAA
- a CDS encoding XRE family transcriptional regulator, with the protein MTLTHEAIGERLKEARKNVRLSQEEAAQAVGLDRTAIVKIEKGARTVTGVELLLLARLYRRDPAEFLVEQPLQEDPITTLGRIQGNAPLEWSKEVSHNIEILKEAVRLREALGDQIHAFPPIYQLPAPNSYEEAIEQGKEIAVLERKRLKLGSGPISDIVSLIASQGIWTAAVPFPDDVSGLFIAHDKYGLAIFIHEGQALVRQRFSYAHEYAHALVDRNRREPEPTSTKNRNDFIEKRANAFASEFLIPAAGVYETLERKQKGRPSRASSWIWDAATNEAIHHDIRHDGNAHKISVHDVALLAHEYIVSYDVAAIRLRDINAISKSQLDTLLEQREKGKQLLKSLKLFDLFSEEKEAQDDQPYLMRQLVILGIEAFRRGKISAGRFRSVCELAGIPYEDLMPVAMADIEE; encoded by the coding sequence ATGACACTTACACATGAAGCGATCGGAGAAAGGCTCAAGGAGGCGAGAAAGAACGTCCGGCTGAGCCAGGAGGAGGCAGCCCAAGCTGTTGGGCTTGATCGGACTGCCATCGTAAAAATTGAAAAAGGTGCTCGAACTGTTACTGGTGTTGAACTGCTTCTGCTAGCGCGACTTTATAGAAGAGACCCGGCTGAATTTCTAGTTGAACAACCTCTTCAAGAAGATCCCATTACTACCCTTGGTCGTATTCAAGGGAACGCTCCATTGGAATGGAGTAAGGAGGTATCTCATAACATTGAGATACTTAAGGAAGCTGTTCGGCTGCGCGAGGCATTAGGTGATCAGATTCATGCCTTTCCACCTATCTATCAGTTACCCGCTCCTAACTCTTACGAAGAGGCAATTGAACAGGGAAAGGAAATTGCTGTACTTGAGCGGAAACGTCTCAAGCTGGGATCTGGACCAATCTCTGATATTGTTAGCCTCATAGCCTCTCAAGGGATCTGGACGGCTGCTGTTCCCTTTCCTGATGATGTCTCTGGACTGTTTATTGCCCATGATAAATATGGACTAGCGATATTCATTCATGAAGGACAGGCACTGGTCAGACAGCGATTTTCCTATGCACATGAGTATGCTCATGCGCTTGTAGATCGTAATCGGAGAGAGCCTGAACCAACTTCTACTAAGAATAGGAATGACTTCATAGAAAAACGGGCGAACGCTTTTGCAAGTGAATTTTTAATTCCAGCAGCAGGAGTTTATGAAACGCTAGAACGAAAGCAAAAAGGTCGTCCAAGCCGTGCGTCTTCTTGGATTTGGGATGCAGCTACAAATGAAGCAATTCATCATGACATAAGACACGATGGAAATGCACATAAGATCAGTGTGCATGATGTTGCACTTTTAGCTCATGAATATATTGTGAGCTATGATGTTGCTGCTATACGTTTAAGAGACATTAACGCAATAAGTAAGAGCCAGCTTGATACACTGCTTGAACAAAGAGAAAAAGGAAAGCAGCTACTAAAATCTTTGAAGCTTTTCGATCTGTTTTCTGAGGAAAAAGAGGCTCAAGATGATCAACCTTATCTAATGCGTCAACTTGTTATTCTGGGAATTGAAGCATTTCGTAGAGGTAAAATATCTGCGGGACGATTTCGATCAGTATGTGAGCTTGCGGGAATTCCGTATGAGGATCTTATGCCGGTTGCTATGGCTGATATTGAGGAATAG
- a CDS encoding transposase has protein sequence MRTSRLHDQLQTLLRQSSAWADQRHLQTLIWMVIGLICSECINLSKWRVYVNSRARFAQSYQRRFSRWLHNPRINVQRLYSSLIAQALRRWGEASITVIEDTSMLWDEYCLVRVSVQYRGRAVPLVFRVLRHNSSSIKFEVYQSMLKRAARLLPAGTSVCFLADRGFADTDLMRYLRDELGWHFRIRVKSNSWIHRPSKGWIQLNQYPLGLGEAILLQGVGLTKTQRLDGLHLALARDVQSQQVWMVVSDQPTTLQTFRQYGERFQIEEELLDEKSNGFQLERSEIRSVPALSRLCLVMAVATLLLTVQGQQVVTTGKRRWVDPHWQRGNSYFRIGWNWLKGVLYQGWNLFVTLSLSGKADPEPSSASKKQEKKRLKREFTVKTYCFVP, from the coding sequence CAACTGCAAACTCTGTTGCGTCAATCGTCTGCTTGGGCAGACCAACGCCATCTCCAAACCTTGATTTGGATGGTCATCGGACTGATTTGCAGTGAGTGCATCAACTTGAGCAAATGGCGAGTCTATGTCAACAGTCGTGCCCGGTTTGCTCAAAGCTATCAACGACGCTTCAGTCGTTGGCTGCATAATCCTCGGATTAATGTCCAGAGGCTGTACAGTAGCTTAATTGCCCAAGCGCTGAGGCGTTGGGGGGAGGCATCCATCACCGTGATTGAAGACACCTCGATGCTGTGGGATGAGTACTGCCTGGTACGGGTATCAGTGCAGTATCGGGGACGAGCAGTTCCCTTGGTCTTTCGCGTGCTGCGGCACAACAGCAGTAGTATCAAGTTTGAGGTCTACCAGTCGATGCTGAAGCGAGCCGCACGGCTTTTGCCTGCGGGAACTTCAGTCTGTTTTCTGGCAGACCGAGGCTTTGCTGATACTGACCTGATGCGGTATCTGCGGGATGAATTAGGCTGGCATTTTCGGATTCGGGTCAAAAGCAACAGTTGGATTCACCGTCCCAGCAAAGGTTGGATTCAACTCAACCAGTATCCCCTGGGGTTAGGGGAAGCAATTCTTCTGCAAGGTGTTGGGTTGACCAAAACCCAGAGGCTGGACGGGTTGCACCTAGCATTAGCGCGGGATGTGCAGAGTCAGCAGGTGTGGATGGTCGTTTCTGATCAACCCACAACTTTGCAAACCTTTCGTCAATACGGCGAGCGCTTTCAAATCGAGGAGGAACTGTTAGACGAAAAATCCAACGGCTTCCAATTGGAGCGTTCTGAAATTCGCTCGGTTCCTGCCCTCTCACGCTTGTGTCTGGTGATGGCGGTCGCCACGCTCTTGCTGACGGTACAAGGACAACAAGTGGTGACTACGGGCAAGCGGCGTTGGGTGGACCCGCACTGGCAACGCGGCAACAGCTATTTCAGGATTGGCTGGAATTGGCTCAAGGGGGTCCTTTATCAGGGCTGGAATTTGTTCGTGACGCTTTCTCTCAGTGGAAAGGCAGATCCAGAACCTAGCTCGGCATCAAAAAAGCAGGAGAAGAAACGCTTGAAACGCGAATTCACTGTCAAAACCTACTGCTTTGTTCCATGA